From the Desulfosarcina sp. BuS5 genome, one window contains:
- a CDS encoding TIGR03013 family XrtA/PEP-CTERM system glycosyltransferase: MLRLLKQYYPIRNAVFVIGEAFVIFFSVLIAYWFIIDSNILGGWLYCKIFLISFIVQACLYYNNLYNFKVIDGFTELSIRLFQAVGFAAIILAVIYFFFPGAIIGKGVSGISIALILIFITSWRLCYTLVLERGLFNQQIIILGSGELANNIKIEIETTKDCGYTVKMIFKEDADTDRLNATKITISRSGYDGLCEIAKDLNIDKIVVALKEKRGVFPVKELLNCRVAGIDVLEGNSFYEMLTGKLIVEQINPGWLIFSKGFKKSFIMRAFKRCTDFFLSLSMLIMFSPLIILTSILIKMDSEGPILFSQERMGQNGIPYDVYKFRSMFTDAEKNGPVWATTDDNRVTRVGKYIRKWRIDEIPQLWNVMIGEMSFVGPRPEREHFVKELEAIIPYYSQRFNVKPGLTGWAQVSYGYGATVDEAIEKLNYDLFYIKNMSIPMDLTVIFRTVKTVLFGEGAR, encoded by the coding sequence ATGCTGCGGTTATTAAAACAATACTATCCTATAAGAAATGCTGTTTTCGTAATCGGAGAAGCCTTTGTAATTTTTTTTTCAGTATTAATTGCATACTGGTTTATCATAGATTCAAACATACTTGGCGGGTGGTTATACTGCAAAATATTTTTAATATCATTTATAGTACAGGCATGCCTGTACTATAATAATCTTTATAATTTCAAAGTAATTGACGGCTTCACAGAACTTAGCATCCGGCTTTTTCAAGCCGTGGGTTTTGCTGCTATAATTCTTGCAGTAATTTATTTTTTTTTTCCGGGCGCTATTATCGGCAAGGGTGTATCCGGAATAAGCATTGCTCTTATCCTTATTTTTATTACATCATGGCGGTTATGTTACACTCTTGTTCTTGAGCGCGGTTTATTCAATCAACAGATAATAATTCTTGGTTCCGGAGAACTGGCCAACAATATAAAAATCGAAATAGAAACTACTAAAGACTGCGGATATACCGTCAAGATGATTTTTAAGGAAGATGCCGATACCGACAGACTAAATGCAACAAAAATCACCATATCCCGAAGTGGATATGATGGACTCTGTGAAATAGCCAAAGATTTGAATATTGACAAAATTGTTGTTGCCTTGAAAGAAAAAAGAGGGGTTTTTCCTGTTAAGGAGCTTCTAAACTGCCGTGTGGCAGGGATCGATGTGCTTGAAGGAAACAGTTTTTACGAAATGCTTACAGGCAAACTTATTGTAGAGCAAATAAATCCAGGGTGGCTGATTTTTTCCAAAGGTTTTAAGAAATCATTCATAATGCGCGCTTTTAAACGTTGCACAGATTTCTTTTTGTCCTTGAGCATGCTTATCATGTTTTCGCCATTGATAATTTTGACTTCGATTCTGATCAAAATGGACTCTGAAGGACCAATCTTGTTTTCCCAGGAAAGAATGGGGCAAAACGGAATACCATATGATGTTTATAAATTCAGGTCAATGTTTACAGATGCTGAAAAAAACGGCCCGGTCTGGGCCACAACTGACGATAACAGGGTAACGCGGGTGGGAAAATATATCCGCAAATGGCGCATAGACGAAATTCCTCAACTCTGGAACGTAATGATTGGAGAGATGAGTTTTGTCGGGCCCAGGCCGGAAAGAGAACATTTTGTAAAAGAACTCGAAGCCATTATTCCTTATTACAGCCAGCGTTTTAATGTAAAACCGGGATTAACAGGATGGGCCCAGGTAAGTTACGGTTATGGCGCGACTGTTGATGAAGCAATTGAAAAACTGAACTATGATCTTTTTTATATTAAAAATATGTCGATCCCGATGGACTTAACTGTAATTTTCCGTACCGTTAAAACAGTACTCTTCGGCGAAGGCGCTCGATAG
- a CDS encoding outer membrane beta-barrel protein, producing MMNNKRIILLFFLGIFFIINNAYGFQADFTPRISVDEEYSDNIYLSSRIKEHDYITSITPGFTLDFSGRRIGATISYEPSLVFYKRETDNNTIRHSAQFSGWSDLGKNTRLELNNSFMRTEDPLGEDDLFLETGESLRDPDHTVRQSREPYYTNTTSLNLTHQFGAADFFRMGYIYDILQNENPEDDDNKSQAPYIGLTYWFMPDMGFETDFSYTRAKYSGTDDPADDSKEFQGSLRLIKRFSRHLEGFINYNHIIMNYDGDEEDYKVFDPSIGINYAISDDAHINIGIGYFMQDREESDGDSGLSLSGDIGKTWDFRRGSIGLTGAMGYDEANLGAENLGFEKYYEIACIGEYGLTQRLSANISYSFRRSKYVDTDENRTDRTSSFGAGCRYAPTRWIFLNLNYQYNTVASTDREDEYDENRVVFSISFVPERPWRLGS from the coding sequence ATGATGAATAATAAAAGAATAATCTTACTATTTTTTTTGGGAATATTTTTTATTATAAATAACGCTTATGGCTTCCAGGCTGATTTTACGCCGCGGATATCTGTTGATGAGGAATATTCCGATAATATTTATCTGTCATCCAGGATTAAAGAGCATGACTATATTACCAGCATAACCCCGGGATTTACTCTTGATTTTTCCGGTAGGCGCATCGGCGCAACTATCTCTTATGAACCCTCGCTTGTTTTTTATAAAAGAGAAACAGATAATAACACAATCAGGCATAGTGCCCAGTTTTCCGGGTGGAGCGATTTAGGTAAAAACACGAGGCTTGAACTTAATAACTCATTTATGCGCACTGAAGACCCGCTTGGAGAAGATGATCTTTTCCTGGAAACAGGTGAATCCCTGAGAGATCCGGATCATACTGTGCGGCAGAGCAGAGAACCATATTATACAAATACAACCAGCCTTAATCTTACCCACCAGTTCGGCGCGGCCGATTTTTTCCGGATGGGATATATTTACGACATTCTCCAGAATGAGAACCCGGAAGATGATGATAATAAAAGCCAGGCACCTTATATCGGACTTACATACTGGTTCATGCCTGATATGGGATTTGAAACGGATTTTTCATACACAAGGGCGAAATATTCCGGCACTGATGATCCTGCTGATGATTCCAAAGAATTCCAGGGAAGCTTAAGACTGATCAAACGATTTTCCAGGCATCTGGAAGGATTTATAAATTATAACCATATAATCATGAATTATGATGGCGATGAAGAAGATTACAAGGTTTTTGACCCTTCCATAGGCATTAATTATGCAATTTCAGACGATGCTCACATTAATATAGGTATCGGATATTTTATGCAGGACAGAGAAGAGAGTGACGGCGATTCCGGCCTTTCTTTGTCCGGCGATATTGGCAAAACCTGGGATTTCAGACGCGGCTCAATAGGTTTAACCGGAGCAATGGGTTACGATGAAGCCAACCTGGGAGCTGAAAACCTGGGTTTTGAAAAATATTACGAGATTGCCTGTATTGGTGAATACGGTTTGACGCAGCGTTTGAGTGCGAATATAAGCTATTCTTTCAGACGCAGCAAATATGTTGATACAGATGAAAATCGGACTGACAGAACTTCAAGTTTCGGAGCCGGGTGCCGTTACGCTCCGACCAGGTGGATTTTTTTAAACCTGAATTATCAGTATAACACTGTTGCCTCTACCGATAGAGAAGACGAATATGATGAAAACAGGGTTGTTTTTTCAATTTCATTTGTGCCTGAAAGGCCATGGAGGCTGGGAAGCTAA
- a CDS encoding polysaccharide biosynthesis/export family protein: MKRLRLFYFTLFILIPAFTLSGLCFAGNKVPDKNSYVIGCGDILEIITWKEPDFTREDVLVRIDGKITFPLLDDVQAASITPIQLKKAIEIKLKEYIDNPVVTVNVTNPSSQRFYILGEIVNTGEYPLVKQLTVLQAFALAGGFTEWAAKKEIILLRKENGQEKLYRVNYKDIAKGKNLNQNVLIRADDTIIVP; encoded by the coding sequence ATGAAAAGGTTAAGACTTTTTTACTTTACTCTATTTATATTAATTCCAGCTTTTACCCTTTCCGGGTTGTGCTTTGCAGGTAATAAAGTTCCTGATAAAAATTCATATGTTATTGGATGCGGTGATATCCTGGAAATTATCACCTGGAAAGAACCGGATTTTACACGGGAAGATGTGCTTGTAAGAATAGATGGCAAAATAACATTTCCCCTGCTTGATGATGTTCAGGCAGCAAGCATAACACCGATTCAGCTCAAAAAAGCAATCGAAATAAAATTAAAAGAATATATTGATAATCCTGTTGTAACAGTTAATGTTACAAACCCAAGCAGTCAGAGGTTCTACATTTTAGGTGAAATAGTAAATACAGGCGAATATCCGCTCGTTAAACAACTGACTGTTCTGCAGGCTTTTGCACTTGCAGGCGGTTTTACAGAATGGGCGGCAAAAAAAGAAATTATACTTTTAAGAAAAGAAAACGGTCAAGAAAAGTTGTATCGGGTAAATTATAAAGACATCGCCAAAGGTAAGAATTTGAACCAAAATGTATTGATCAGGGCTGATGATACTATAATTGTACCGTGA
- a CDS encoding SDR family oxidoreductase — protein sequence MNIDQVKAQLKQNPKKWLVTGVAGFIGSNLLEVLLDLGQTVTGLDNFSTGKQENLDGVEQISGPDKWQNFTFLKKDIVNLPDCMEACAGVDYVLHQAALGSVPRSIDDPLTTNSSNIDGFVNMLVAARDNSVKRFVYAASSSTYGDHPDLPKVEDKIGRPLSPYAVTKYVNELYADVFATTYGTESIGLRYFNVFGKRQDPEGAYAAVIPKWIDMLLQGNQPVINGDGETSRDYCFIDNTVQANILAAVTDTPEAVNKVYNVAFGEKTTLNELLDMIKSGLSAHKSEIAKIEPIYGPFRKGDVRHSLADISRAEKLLQYSPQYNVKTGMQATIDWYMKNA from the coding sequence TTGAATATTGATCAAGTTAAAGCGCAATTAAAGCAAAATCCCAAAAAATGGCTTGTGACCGGTGTTGCCGGTTTTATTGGATCAAACTTGCTCGAAGTTTTGCTCGATTTAGGTCAAACTGTTACAGGTCTTGACAATTTTTCAACCGGCAAACAGGAGAATCTGGATGGGGTGGAGCAGATTTCAGGCCCTGACAAGTGGCAAAACTTCACTTTTTTAAAAAAGGATATTGTTAATCTCCCGGACTGTATGGAGGCTTGCGCCGGTGTTGACTATGTCCTGCACCAGGCAGCATTGGGAAGTGTACCCAGATCAATTGATGATCCTTTGACAACCAACAGTTCCAATATTGACGGATTTGTCAATATGCTTGTAGCGGCAAGAGATAACAGCGTTAAAAGATTCGTTTATGCCGCATCGTCATCCACTTACGGAGATCATCCCGATCTTCCCAAGGTTGAAGATAAAATCGGCCGCCCACTATCACCCTATGCTGTTACCAAGTATGTTAATGAACTTTATGCGGATGTTTTTGCCACAACTTACGGAACTGAAAGTATAGGCTTGAGATATTTTAATGTTTTCGGAAAAAGACAGGACCCGGAAGGCGCTTATGCAGCGGTAATCCCTAAATGGATCGATATGTTGCTGCAAGGCAATCAGCCGGTAATAAACGGAGACGGAGAAACAAGCAGAGATTACTGCTTTATAGATAATACAGTGCAGGCCAATATCCTTGCAGCCGTAACAGATACTCCCGAAGCAGTAAACAAGGTTTACAATGTAGCCTTTGGCGAAAAAACCACCTTGAATGAACTCCTGGATATGATCAAAAGCGGACTTTCGGCACATAAATCTGAAATCGCAAAAATTGAACCGATCTACGGCCCCTTCCGTAAAGGAGACGTTCGACATTCTCTGGCCGACATCAGCCGGGCAGAGAAACTGCTCCAATATTCACCTCAATACAACGTTAAAACCGGCATGCAGGCAACAATAGACTGGTATATGAAAAATGCCTGA
- the asnB gene encoding asparagine synthase (glutamine-hydrolyzing), whose translation MCGIAGIINFKDREEMLPLLEQMGELLHHRGPDAKGYYSNGPAGLAHARLSIIDLDTGDQPIANEDKTVWVVFNGEIFNYPELRKDLKLKGHFFSTKTDTEVLVHLYEELGTDMFKELNGQFAFALWDAKKEILLLGRDRVGIRPLFYYLDNQRLVFGSEIKAIFADNRIPRRIDTETLADIFTCWSSFGARTTFENISQVPPGHYALFSSNGLEIHRYWQLTFNPDNENKNKSVEDWALELNTLLKDAAKIRLRADVPVGCYLSGGIDSTYISSLVKNNFNNRLRTFSVAFQEKRFNEAVFQNIAIQNLKTDHSTIHCSNQDISRLFPKVIWHTETPLLRTGPVPLFQLSGLVRKNNFKVVLTGEGADEIFAGYNIFKEDKVRRFWAKNPDSVLRPKLLERLYPYIFSRNDGRAKTFLRNFFKKGIQETSVPFYSHLPRWQNTFTLQNFFSKDLFAQTGGPNIYGPDRFYNKIIDSLPSEFMSWAPLSRAQYTESTIFMPNYLLSSQGDRMAMGNSVEGRYPFLDHRVIEFAGTIPPKYRMNGLQEKFILKRAAKNLIPNEIVSRPKQPYRAPISESFFGKTAPGYVTELLSENAIKEKGYFDHKKVSRLVAKCSRNQGNLLSERENMAIVGILSTHLIDEMYVHKLGLQE comes from the coding sequence ATGTGCGGAATAGCAGGCATAATAAATTTTAAAGATCGGGAAGAGATGCTTCCTCTTCTCGAGCAGATGGGGGAACTTCTGCATCACAGGGGCCCCGACGCAAAAGGTTATTATAGCAATGGACCCGCAGGTCTTGCCCATGCAAGGTTGAGCATAATCGATCTTGATACCGGAGATCAGCCTATTGCCAATGAGGATAAAACCGTTTGGGTGGTCTTTAATGGTGAAATATTCAACTACCCCGAATTGCGTAAAGATTTAAAATTAAAAGGGCACTTTTTTTCCACTAAAACAGATACCGAAGTACTGGTTCATCTTTATGAAGAACTGGGAACCGATATGTTCAAGGAGCTCAACGGCCAGTTTGCATTTGCCCTGTGGGATGCAAAAAAAGAGATCCTGCTGCTTGGACGGGACAGGGTTGGCATCAGGCCCCTTTTTTATTATCTTGATAATCAGCGCCTGGTCTTCGGCTCTGAAATAAAAGCAATTTTTGCCGACAACAGAATCCCGCGCAGGATCGACACGGAAACCCTGGCAGATATATTCACCTGCTGGTCATCTTTTGGAGCACGCACCACCTTTGAAAACATATCCCAGGTTCCACCGGGACATTACGCCCTGTTCTCCAGCAACGGACTGGAAATACACAGGTACTGGCAGTTAACCTTCAATCCGGATAATGAAAACAAAAATAAATCTGTGGAGGATTGGGCACTTGAGCTAAATACCTTACTCAAGGATGCTGCCAAAATCAGGCTCAGGGCGGATGTTCCGGTGGGTTGCTATCTCAGCGGAGGAATTGACAGCACCTATATCAGCAGTCTGGTAAAAAATAATTTTAACAACCGCCTCAGAACTTTTTCAGTAGCTTTTCAGGAAAAACGATTTAATGAAGCCGTATTTCAGAACATAGCGATCCAAAATCTTAAAACCGATCACAGTACAATCCATTGCAGCAACCAGGATATCAGCCGCCTTTTCCCAAAAGTTATCTGGCACACGGAAACCCCTTTATTAAGAACCGGACCTGTTCCCCTTTTTCAACTCTCCGGGCTCGTGCGTAAAAATAATTTCAAGGTTGTGCTCACCGGTGAAGGGGCAGATGAAATTTTTGCCGGGTATAATATCTTTAAAGAAGATAAGGTCCGCCGTTTCTGGGCCAAAAATCCTGATTCTGTTTTACGGCCGAAACTTCTGGAAAGACTCTATCCTTATATCTTTTCACGGAATGACGGCCGGGCAAAAACCTTTTTAAGAAACTTTTTTAAAAAAGGGATCCAGGAAACATCTGTACCCTTTTATTCACATTTACCAAGATGGCAGAATACATTTACACTGCAAAATTTTTTTTCAAAAGATCTGTTTGCACAAACAGGCGGGCCAAACATTTACGGACCAGACAGATTCTATAACAAAATTATCGATTCGCTTCCATCGGAATTTATGTCCTGGGCACCCCTTTCCAGAGCCCAATATACCGAAAGCACAATCTTCATGCCCAACTACCTGCTCTCTTCCCAGGGCGACCGCATGGCAATGGGCAACTCGGTTGAAGGCCGCTATCCCTTTCTGGATCACAGGGTAATCGAGTTTGCAGGCACAATACCGCCAAAATACCGGATGAACGGCCTCCAGGAAAAATTCATCCTGAAACGGGCTGCTAAAAATTTAATACCCAATGAAATTGTCAGCAGGCCTAAACAGCCCTACCGGGCTCCTATCAGCGAAAGTTTTTTCGGGAAAACAGCGCCTGGTTATGTGACAGAACTGCTCTCTGAAAACGCTATAAAAGAAAAAGGTTATTTTGATCACAAAAAAGTATCCCGTTTGGTTGCCAAATGCAGCCGAAACCAGGGGAATCTTTTAAGTGAAAGGGAAAATATGGCAATCGTCGGAATTCTTTCAACCCATCTAATTGACGAAATGTATGTGCATAAACTGGGATTACAGGAATAA
- a CDS encoding CpsD/CapB family tyrosine-protein kinase has translation MGKIFDALEKAKQEEPIPAPPEKYPELVRTLFDKSGSDKPGSDKSGILIKDSEFENNNRVIDEDIIAYADFDSIEAEQFKMLRTNILFPVSGQPPRSILVTSAMPGEGKTFVAANLAVSIARNINEHVLLIDCDLRKPSIHTRFGYNNVRGLSEYLSRNVPLASLLLKTKIKKLTLLPGGKIPDNPSELLSSEAMKKMLVEVTERYKDRIIIIDSPPPQLTAETNVIARQVDGILLVIKYGGTKREMVAEMIGRLGKEKVLGVVFNWLSKRATSYYGYGKYGK, from the coding sequence ATGGGTAAAATATTTGATGCGCTGGAAAAAGCCAAGCAAGAGGAACCGATTCCGGCGCCACCTGAAAAGTATCCCGAACTTGTCAGGACTTTATTTGATAAATCCGGATCTGATAAACCTGGATCTGATAAATCCGGCATCCTGATTAAAGACTCAGAATTTGAAAATAATAACAGGGTTATCGATGAAGATATTATAGCATACGCAGATTTTGATTCTATAGAAGCAGAGCAGTTCAAAATGCTCCGGACTAACATCCTTTTTCCTGTTTCCGGGCAACCTCCGCGCTCAATACTTGTAACCAGCGCCATGCCTGGTGAGGGTAAAACATTTGTAGCCGCAAACCTTGCGGTCAGCATTGCCAGGAATATTAACGAACATGTTCTCCTGATTGATTGTGATTTACGCAAGCCCAGTATACATACAAGATTCGGTTATAATAACGTCCGGGGTCTGAGCGAGTATTTAAGCAGGAATGTTCCCCTTGCTTCGCTCCTTTTGAAAACAAAAATAAAAAAGTTAACCCTGCTGCCGGGCGGGAAAATTCCTGACAACCCGTCCGAACTTTTATCTTCCGAAGCTATGAAAAAAATGCTGGTGGAGGTCACGGAAAGATATAAAGACCGTATTATTATAATAGATTCCCCGCCTCCGCAGTTGACGGCAGAAACAAATGTGATTGCGAGACAGGTGGACGGCATCCTCCTTGTGATAAAATACGGCGGCACTAAACGCGAGATGGTGGCAGAGATGATCGGCAGGCTTGGTAAGGAAAAAGTGCTGGGAGTTGTGTTCAACTGGTTGAGCAAAAGAGCTACATCCTATTACGGCTATGGTAAATACGGTAAATAG